In Gemmatimonadota bacterium, a single genomic region encodes these proteins:
- a CDS encoding cytochrome c biogenesis protein CcdA, with translation MTPPSIGLFVAFGAGLLSFLSPCVLPLIPSYITFITGLSFDDVTSRKRTALVHGLLFVLGFSLIFLALGATATVLGRVMFSQRDMITKVGGVIIIIFGLYLAGVLNIAFFAQERRMHLADKPVGYLGTVLVGIAFGAGWTPCIGPILGSILIYASSEADLPKGLMLLSAYSLGLAIPFILSALAVDRFMSFFQKFKKQMLWMQRGAGVLMVIVGILMLTNQFTILASWLQQFTPDFILERL, from the coding sequence ATGACCCCTCCCTCAATCGGCCTCTTCGTCGCCTTCGGCGCGGGGCTGCTGTCGTTCCTTTCGCCGTGCGTCCTCCCGCTCATCCCGAGCTACATCACCTTCATCACGGGGCTGAGCTTCGATGACGTGACGTCGCGCAAGCGCACGGCGCTGGTGCACGGGCTGCTCTTCGTCCTCGGCTTCTCGCTGATCTTCCTCGCGCTCGGCGCCACCGCGACCGTGCTCGGCCGGGTGATGTTCTCGCAGCGCGACATGATCACCAAGGTGGGCGGGGTGATCATCATCATCTTCGGTTTGTACCTGGCGGGGGTGCTCAACATCGCCTTCTTCGCCCAGGAGCGCCGCATGCACCTGGCGGACAAGCCCGTGGGCTACCTGGGGACCGTCCTGGTCGGCATCGCCTTCGGCGCCGGCTGGACCCCCTGCATCGGCCCCATCCTCGGCTCCATCCTCATCTACGCCTCGAGCGAAGCCGACCTCCCCAAGGGGCTCATGCTCCTCAGCGCCTACTCGTTAGGGCTGGCGATCCCGTTCATCCTCTCGGCGCTCGCCGTCGACCGCTTCATGTCCTTCTTCCAGAAGTTCAAGAAGCAGATGCTCTGGATGCAGCGTGGCGCGGGGGTGCTGATGGTCATCGTCGGGATCCTCATGCTCACGAATCAGTTCACGATCCTCGCGTCGTGGCTGCAGCAGTTCACGCCGGACTTCATCCTCGAGCGGCTGTAG
- a CDS encoding transcriptional repressor, which translates to MGHDAVVEAFSAYLREHGLPVTAQRVAIADIMLRSERHLSADDVALELATRESGIGLATVYRTIDLLTKSGLLVERDFGEGFRRYEPARDVPHHEHLLCTVCGKVREFRDERLERMTTLVAEANGYARQRHRLVIYGVCDDCQRGGQRLPPLTPTGRER; encoded by the coding sequence GTGGGCCACGACGCCGTAGTCGAGGCGTTCAGCGCCTACCTGCGCGAGCACGGTCTCCCCGTGACCGCGCAGCGCGTGGCCATCGCCGACATCATGCTCCGCTCCGAGCGCCACCTGTCGGCCGACGACGTGGCGCTCGAACTGGCCACCCGCGAAAGCGGGATCGGCCTTGCGACCGTCTATCGCACCATCGACCTGCTGACCAAGAGCGGCCTCCTCGTCGAACGCGACTTCGGCGAGGGCTTTCGTCGCTACGAGCCCGCCCGCGACGTCCCGCATCACGAGCACCTGCTCTGTACCGTCTGCGGCAAGGTGCGCGAATTTCGCGACGAGCGCCTCGAGCGCATGACCACCCTCGTCGCCGAGGCCAACGGCTACGCCCGCCAGCGCCACCGGTTGGTGATCTACGGCGTCTGCGACGACTGTCAGCGTGGCGGCCAGCGGCTCCCCCCGCTCACCCCCACCGGCCGCGAGCGCTAG
- a CDS encoding ATP-binding cassette domain-containing protein encodes MDWAADVAQLTSTIRDFPGGFDTVLGERGINLSGGQKQRAALARALARRPSIVILDDALSAVDTHTEAAILHGLRDALSGRTAIIASHRASAIRDADHIIVLDGGRVVEEGVHDTLIAARGRYWELLARQQIEESVEAAD; translated from the coding sequence GTGGACTGGGCCGCCGACGTCGCGCAGCTCACGTCGACGATTCGCGACTTTCCCGGCGGCTTCGACACGGTCCTCGGTGAGCGCGGGATCAACCTGTCCGGGGGGCAGAAGCAGCGCGCCGCGCTCGCGCGGGCGCTCGCCCGCCGCCCGTCGATCGTGATCCTCGACGATGCGCTCTCGGCTGTCGACACGCACACCGAAGCGGCGATCCTGCACGGGCTGCGCGACGCATTGAGCGGGCGCACGGCGATCATCGCCTCACATCGCGCGAGTGCGATCCGCGATGCGGATCACATCATCGTGCTGGACGGCGGACGCGTGGTGGAGGAAGGGGTGCACGACACGCTCATCGCGGCGCGCGGACGGTACTGGGAGTTGCTGGCGCGGCAGCAGATCGAGGAGTCGGTCGAGGCGGCGGACTAG